A window of Gossypium raimondii isolate GPD5lz chromosome 7, ASM2569854v1, whole genome shotgun sequence genomic DNA:
ACCAAAATTGGGTATGCTAAATACATAGCAAAAACTGCTTTTTCCAGTGGGGACCATAaaccttctttctttcttttttttttttttttgtcatttctaaactcaaattaatgCGAGCAGATTCCCCTAATAACGCCATTTCCTTTTTCAAAGcctaaaagaaaaccaaaaaaagatGGAATTGTGATGAGCAAATGATGGTAAAATTGGGTAATAGTGAGTGGAAATTTTGCAGAACAAAGTAGGGCAGACGCATAGTAAAGAGGGCAAAAACCAAAGGCGGGAAGTGAGTGACGGGAAGGAAGCTCCTGAGCCAAGGCCAAGGCCAAGGCGCAAGCCTGTTGATGAAGACCTCTACAAAATCTCCCCTGACCTCCTTTACGCAAAACCCAAAAAGGTAGGCTCCACTTTCCATTaccgtttttaaaaaaaaaaaacccacatTCAGAAGGCTTTAAAGTTGAAATTTAACATCCGCTTTCTTTGATTTTGATGCAGAAGAGAGGGTTAAGCTTCTTCTCAAGCTGCCTACTGCCAACCTGCGTATCGTGAATCTTCTGCCATTGCCCATTGACAAGTGCATGCagcatgttttttttatatatatatatattgtgtaaatattatagtttaaagGAGTTGAAGAAGAGTCAAGGGATGAAGCATGGGATTTGTACTGTTTACCCTTCCCCTTTGTATATTAAGGGGATTATTGGGTTGAGGAGAGAATTAATATAGTGATTATCAAGTAGAACAAAGgggtttttttctctttttttttttttttttggtaaaaaccatttttttcttGGTAAGGTTATCTTTTGAAAGATCTTacaatgaaaatagaaaatcttGGTTTACTTTTGGAACTTGGAAATGGAATGAAAGAGAAAAGGAAAGTAAAATGAGTTGCATTTTGCTCTTTTAGTTataaaatgagtaaaataatctcaaaattttattcattttgattgttaataattgatttttatattttagcttGAAGTACATGGAGATCACTTTttattaatacaaataaatcaacattttaattaaaatgatcaatttatattttaatctaacttatataaaattattttttaaaagtaaaaaaggaaaatgcaGTAAGAGTTTTAGTAGATGATATTTTATGATgcaaaaaaatgagaaaatgttGTGTTTATACCACTTTCAAGAGTTTGTAAAATAAATCTACTTACCTTACGTTATAGCACATTGCAATGAAATTGAGCAGGTTttttgtttagaaaaaaaactattaatgtTCATCATGACTCATGAGAGATCACGTGGTTCCTTTGattattaaatgtattttttcaGGGCTTTTATATTTCAGTTTTGGGCACACTCTTTTACCAGGTTTTACAAATTCAgcaaaaaccctagaaaaagaGTATTGAGAGAGTGGTTGGATGgaacttgaaaaatatagaCCAACTTTCTCTCTTTTTGGTATATGATTAGGGTAACATCTTTTACTGTGTACGGGAATCTTCTTTGcaatattagtattattatgaTCAGATTGAGTTCATCACTCTTTGTTTTTctcctttaattttattgtttatatatctttttaaaaaatagataaaatgcataaaaatatatatcctTTTGCTAATCAACATATCATTAAGTTCAGCTATGAATCTTTATACTTTAcgaaaattatgaatttaatcactattttaaattttgataaatttttttctctactttttaaactgatcaattttagttcttgtatttttcaaattagttaattgtAGTCCCGACTCATTTTCTCAAATCGCATTATTTTaaatctctatacttttcaaaatttgaaattttaatcttgacGACCGtcattaattcattaattaaatttttactaaataatatgtgaaaataaaaactaacatGACATGTGATACTGTTGCATCGATAATTGAACGGATttgatttaaacttaaattttcatacaaagattaaaaataactaaattatagagattaaattcataacttttataaaatacagGGAccaatagtagaatttaactttttttgcAGCATTGGGGGTCCAAGGTATatgtattttcaaattaaatgtgatttgaatttaaaatatccaaaatttaGAAAGCGATGATAGATGGTTACACTTTAGGCTAGGTTagattatttcaaatattaagaTTTTTGCTCACAAGTTCTTCTGATATTACATAGATACATATTAGTAttgcttttttaaattttttaggaccaaaaatattttataaaagtatactTTTAGACCaaattagaaatagaaaattttagtttttgtttaaaatacttttatactAAACTAaaccataataaattgaaatggagAAGTATtcaaattactatttaattaaaataatatttttacttaattttaattataaaatattaattttttactaatCCAAGACCACCCCAACCATTCTTAAATGTTGGAATCGTCGGCAACAATGGAAATTcggatgaaaaataataatggaaaatatatggaaatttaTGATACTTTcatacattaaaaatttattcaagattaaattttaatttaagatacGCATTTCTTTTATTACAAGAGAGTTTTTTCCTTCTAAATCTCCTACTACTTAAATCATGGATCTAGTTTGCACAGCATTCTAAACTTCATAAAATCAAATCCTAATAATTTCAGGATCCAAGAAAATGTTTGATGATAATTCTTACTTTTCTATCTCACtctgtaaaattttatttgaaaactgTCCTTTCCTTCCATGTATTTTTTCCCTTCATGCCGtgttttatttacatattttttatttaagatcaactgaaattataaaaaaaatttattagttttacaaattaacaaatattatttcgagaatattttatcttttatcttttatataaaatccaaaaatgtGTACACATGATTTAAACCTAAAACATCATAATCTTCACTATCTTTACTTTACCTTCTTAATTAAAGCTAAACTTGGTTTTTATATAACTGTATTACATAAAATGTTTTCACCTATATTGTGGTATCTCATAATctttataatatgtttatataattttatacattaataatttatatcatatctatgttattatttaaatatcttaTTGTGTTAGGGTTACGAGTTAATCGAGCATCAACTCGCTTAGGAAATggctaaaaaatttatttatataaattaagttatattattataagagtGTTGTAATGCCCAAAAATCATAGggttagaattaataaaatgatcATGAAAGAAGTTTTAGTTTAGGTGATAGAAAATTTAGGACATTTCCTAGAGAGCCAAGGTTCAAACcctactttttcatttttacctcttatttttcagcaattaggAACAAATTCAaactagtatatatattaaatgtggtaaaagataattaagaatGAGTTTATTGGTTTAGTAGTTAAGTCTTAACATATTTCTCCCTTGCACCTAGATTTAAATCATGCC
This region includes:
- the LOC105784697 gene encoding uncharacterized protein LOC105784697, with the translated sequence MDDYYKRSHVPAFGSWDWNNDLPFTQCFETARPTGMLRYSYSEDRDLYVAGDLYENDVVTPAMIVVPRRRNKVGQTHSKEGKNQRREVSDGKEAPEPRPRPRRKPVDEDLYKISPDLLYAKPKKKRGLSFFSSCLLPTCVS